From the Conger conger chromosome 13, fConCon1.1, whole genome shotgun sequence genome, the window TTCTTAATCTTTGGGCACTTTCTGACACTCCTAATTTTATTTGCATGCTTTTTAGCAATAGCAAAAATGTTCAGGTATATGATTATAATCATTGAGCATGGCAAAAGAAATACAATAATGAAGTCAACAATGGCCCATACATTATTAACTGTAACAATACACTCACCACATGTGACGTTTGCTTTCATGTCAATAATATTTCCATTGAAATAAAGAAGCACCATATTGTAGATTAATGAATACAACCACAGTATTGCTATTATCCTCAAAGTTACATTCACTGTCATTTTCATGGAGTAGTGAAATGGGTTGGAGAGAGCAATATATCGGTCCACTGCAATTAAAGCTACATTATAAATGGATATACAAGTGAGGTAAAATGCTGCTACATTAAAAATTGTGCAATACAATATACCAAAGCAACTGTGTGGCTCTATCAACATAGTAAAATAGAGGGGCATCACAATTACCCCAACAAGACAGTCTGCCATtgccagagagagcaggaggaaatTAGTTGGCGTATGAAGCTGCTTGAAGTGACAGATGCAGATGATCACAAGCAGGTTCCCACACACTGTCAGCGTGACAATTACTGCGACAGACATGTATAGCAGCACAGAAGCTGCTTTTCGTGAACTGTCCAAACAGGAAATGTTTGAATGGACGCAGGATTCCTCTTCTGTGAGATTCATGAAGGATGTGCGCCAGTATTACTGAACAATAAAACCTTCTGTCATTATACTTAATATAGGAaatctaaaaaagaaataaatacgaTTGTGTGAATTTGCATTAAAAGTGTAGCATCATGCAGGTTTCTGGTCTTGCAGAGTCCTTTTGGATCATTAAGAGCTGTTGAGTCACATTTATATAAAGGGGTCAtcattgttttttccttttggtgGCTGTTAATCCCCATCAGATTAAATTATATGTGTTTGTACAAGGGGTTGTGTTCAGAGACATAGAGCAAAACTTGGCCAGTGatgtaatcaaataataaaatcagAGGTTACAAGAGGGGATTACATTTGTTGATTCCAGAAGTACCGTGGCTTTATTTATGTGAAATCACCTTTCTTCATCCAAATGAGcaaaacattgcattcatttcacGAAAGCTCTTATTCAGAATTTACAATGGAGCAAAACACAAGTTCATAAGAACTGAACAGAATTATAGAGGTGTGCAAAACATTTGGGCGCCCTttgtcaaaaagccttttacaattgatATCTAACTGAAgagaagcaaacctgacttctaaatgataagttaaacatgacacatttcttcaaaaagcaagattactttttatttttttacagtttcaagataataaaaaaggaaaagggccctgtgaaaAAGTTAGTTAGTACTAACTTTAGTTTAGTACTAACTAGGAAACGTTTActagcttgtaaacgcttcctgtagccagctaagagtctttcaattctcgcttttggaatttttcctaGCAGGACACCTctacctcagaaatattcttcagccttcttgcatgtatggcatgtttgtgATCTCAGAGATTTTCAATACTACTCAAGTCTGAGGACCgtggtgaccattccaaaaccttcaaaTGTCTTTCCaagtacttcatggttgatttgaaGGTATGATTTGgaccattgtcttgctggaatgcccaacctctcttcaacttcaatgtctgaactgaccttcaaacattagcctcgggaatttcttgatatttggtggaattcattatttttccaaTCTCACAACATTCCcttgcccccagctgccacacagccccaaagcataatggatccacctccattcTTAACCCCATCCACGATGTTAAGTTGTCGACGtcccaaattattatttcaattatatttgtaACATCATAAAAGCTGTGACAAAATAAAACCGCAAGACGGCCATCCCCGTTtgttaaaaaaacttttaacaaaaacaaggaagcaAGAGGATATTACTCCTGTTTTAGCTGCACTGCATTGGCTCCCTGTACCTTTTAGAATAGGTTTTAAGATTATTTTACTTGTCTACAAAGCTCTGAATGGTTTAGACTTGTTGTTGTTTTAGGTCCCTTCACAAGCCCTCAGGTCATCTGCAGCTGGTTTATTAATTGTTCCCCATtgttcacaaaagaaaaatggggatgctgcttttaatcataATGGAATTATGGAACACCCTGCCAATTAATATCAGAAGAACTGGCTTGGTGGGAATTTTTAAATGGCAACTGAAAACCTACCTTTTTAATCTAGTTTATATCTAGTTTTATTATTCTctccttatttttattcttttcattattttctccttgttgtcttgtttttattttttttatttcttattttatttttattttatatcactTTGAGTTATAACTAGCAGCTAATTTTTAGTTGTTGCTCTTACCTTTGTGCTATGTCTAGCCGCACTGTTTTCagcactgtttttattattttctcccTGTTTTCATTTTGGATACAGTGTCCTGTTACTTGTTAGTTGGTGGTTGGGAATGGCATATTCCAACAATCAGTGTCGTCCCTCTCGAGGGAagcacaggggaaaggccccaaTGTGTTCACAATGATTGTAATCCCACTCATGGGAAGCACAGGGGACTACagctacgactgttttctgactaactttgaagtttatttcgtaatccgttcagccatttgaGAAAAATTCTTATTGTTGTGGATGcacattgctaggtcatttcagtagcAAACTAATTTACGCACACTTCTTGtacaatgtgtcatattcaggtgacaagacagtttaggaatatcccTGCGTTCGCATGGCAGAATGAATATTCAGACGTGCgtaaaacatcaagtgagcattTACGATGGACTTGCAATAGATAAACCCATCATTTTACTATCTGACGGGCTAACATGGCTCTGGTTAaccttattttgaaataaagttaattcatcattcatgtgtctggacaaagatatatgcagatgttttgtgttTGGGATAATTTATGACATCTGGGTGTAGtcttgggaaaactcatgtggaatttgaatacTTGTAGATATCTTTACAAACTCTACGCacattgggtctcattcatgaaacgtgagctgaacgaatttctgtgtaaaatgcgagtagagggaaatttacgggtttttggcattcatcaatattttagtagctccgatcttttcgtagctactaacaaaatctacacctgctgctgaccacgcgtagtgcttgtgtaaattcaagaatgcacataaataatgcttgtcactattggaaatgtacgtttttattcatattgcgctctgttatgtaaacaatacgcagatgcctttgaaacacgtgatatgaacatgacaattaaaaatataat encodes:
- the LOC133107472 gene encoding trace amine-associated receptor 13c-like; the encoded protein is MNLTEEESCVHSNISCLDSSRKAASVLLYMSVAVIVTLTVCGNLLVIICICHFKQLHTPTNFLLLSLAMADCLVGVIVMPLYFTMLIEPHSCFGILYCTIFNVAAFYLTCISIYNVALIAVDRYIALSNPFHYSMKMTVNVTLRIIAILWLYSLIYNMVLLYFNGNIIDMKANVTCGECIVTVNNVWAIVDFIIVFLLPCSMIIIIYLNIFAIAKKHANKIRSVRKCPKIKNVSMASERKAAKSLGVLVAVFLVCLVPYYISAFLDVYVRKRSVHLAVSGTLTLIYLNSSINPIIYALFYPWFKKSVKLIITLKICGTESSVLHVLENDT